From the Spiroplasma alleghenense genome, one window contains:
- the tuf gene encoding elongation factor Tu, with the protein MAKEQFDRSLPHVNIGTIGHVDHGKTTLTAAITKVLAAKGGAEFKDYANIDNAPEERERGITINTSHVEYKTAKRHYAHVDCPGHADYVKNMITGAAQMDGGILVVAATDGPMPQTREHILLSRQVGVPKIVVFLNKCDMVDDEELIDLVEMEVRDLLTSYEFDGDGAPVIRGSALKALEGDAKWEAKIEELMNAVDEYIPTPVRETDKTLLMPVEDVFTITGRGTVATGRVERGIVKVNEEVEIVGLHEESKKTVVTGLEMFRKLLDFAEAGDNVGALLRGVNREDIERGQVIAKPGSIKPHTQLKAQVYALTQEEGGRHKPFFNKYRPQFYFRTTDVTGEVTLPAGTDMVMPGDNVELNIELIKPVAIEQGTKFSIREGGRTIGAGTVVEITK; encoded by the coding sequence ATGGCAAAAGAACAATTTGACCGTAGTTTACCTCACGTTAACATTGGAACAATCGGACACGTTGACCACGGTAAAACTACATTAACAGCTGCAATTACTAAAGTATTAGCAGCAAAAGGTGGAGCAGAATTTAAAGATTATGCAAACATCGATAACGCACCAGAAGAAAGAGAACGTGGAATTACAATTAATACTTCACACGTTGAATATAAAACTGCAAAAAGACACTACGCTCACGTAGACTGTCCTGGCCACGCCGATTATGTTAAAAACATGATTACTGGGGCTGCTCAAATGGATGGGGGAATCCTTGTTGTTGCTGCAACTGATGGACCAATGCCTCAAACTAGAGAACATATCTTATTATCAAGACAAGTTGGAGTACCAAAAATCGTTGTTTTCTTAAACAAATGTGACATGGTTGACGACGAAGAATTAATCGACTTAGTTGAAATGGAAGTTAGAGATTTATTAACATCATATGAATTTGATGGTGATGGAGCTCCAGTTATCCGCGGGAGTGCTTTAAAAGCTCTTGAAGGTGACGCTAAATGAGAAGCTAAAATCGAAGAATTAATGAACGCAGTTGATGAATACATCCCAACTCCAGTTCGTGAAACTGATAAAACTTTATTAATGCCAGTTGAAGACGTATTTACAATTACTGGACGTGGAACTGTTGCAACAGGACGTGTTGAACGTGGAATTGTAAAAGTTAACGAAGAAGTTGAAATCGTTGGATTACATGAAGAAAGTAAAAAAACAGTTGTTACTGGATTAGAAATGTTTAGAAAATTATTAGACTTTGCTGAAGCAGGGGATAATGTTGGAGCATTACTACGTGGTGTTAACCGTGAAGATATTGAACGTGGACAAGTTATTGCTAAACCAGGATCAATCAAACCTCATACTCAACTTAAAGCACAAGTTTATGCTTTAACTCAAGAAGAAGGTGGACGTCATAAACCATTCTTTAACAAATACCGTCCTCAATTCTACTTCCGTACAACTGACGTAACTGGTGAAGTTACTTTACCAGCTGGAACAGATATGGTTATGCCAGGGGATAACGTTGAATTAAACATTGAATTAATTAAACCAGTTGCCATCGAACAAGGAACTAAGTTCTCAATTCGTGAAGGTGGACGTACTATTGGTGCGGGAACTGTTGTTGAAATTACTAAATAA